From the Kitasatospora viridis genome, one window contains:
- a CDS encoding PucR family transcriptional regulator — translation MTGAAPAGIPLRQLLMSLGEPLVELQAAPAGLDVPVSDVAILDPEDPATAAPGELVLAIGARGRAALPALRAAGRARAAAVAVKLDAPGQADALREAATEAGVALLSVRRETRWEHLDALARAVLAGPDAPESVEPNVGDLFSLAQTTAALTGGIVSIEDTSSRVLAYSRSADSDEVDDLRRLSILGWQGPEPYLSKLREWGIFQHLRSSDTVIAVEPHPELGLRRRLAIGIRAGAQPLGTIWVQEGSQPLAPQAEQALVGAARVAAAQLVRRRREVSADVRLTQTLLTGLLEGSTGPQSLATHLGLNPHRPATVLGYATAGGQAVRAEVTGLISVHAAARHRGALLAPIDSRIYVLLPDLPPALPLSTVRDWALEVVAAARTHLGVELRAAIGSTVPGLAQVPDSRAQADRILDAMGRGGVVPEVAALLDVQAEVLVSEVLALLQERPGLRDPRLAALTDYDARHGTRLAESVLAWLDALGEVRVAAQSLHIHPNTLRYRVRRAEQLTGIDLAQPQQRLLAMLQLRLPSADQDN, via the coding sequence ATGACCGGCGCGGCCCCCGCCGGAATCCCGCTCCGCCAGCTGCTGATGTCACTCGGCGAACCGCTGGTCGAACTCCAGGCCGCCCCCGCCGGACTCGACGTGCCCGTCAGCGACGTGGCGATCCTCGACCCCGAGGACCCGGCCACCGCCGCCCCCGGCGAACTGGTGCTGGCCATCGGCGCCCGCGGCCGCGCCGCACTCCCCGCCCTGCGCGCCGCCGGACGGGCCCGGGCCGCGGCCGTCGCCGTCAAGCTCGACGCCCCCGGCCAGGCCGACGCGCTGCGCGAGGCCGCCACCGAGGCCGGGGTCGCCCTGCTCTCGGTCCGCCGGGAGACCCGCTGGGAACACCTGGACGCGCTGGCCCGCGCCGTGCTCGCCGGCCCCGACGCGCCCGAGTCGGTGGAACCCAACGTCGGCGACCTCTTCTCGCTCGCCCAGACCACCGCCGCGCTCACCGGCGGCATCGTCTCCATCGAGGACACCTCCAGCCGGGTCCTCGCCTACTCCCGCTCGGCCGACTCCGACGAGGTGGACGACCTGCGCCGGCTCTCCATCCTCGGCTGGCAGGGCCCCGAGCCCTACCTCTCCAAGCTCCGCGAGTGGGGCATCTTCCAGCACCTGCGCAGCTCCGACACCGTCATCGCGGTCGAACCGCACCCCGAACTCGGGCTGCGCCGCCGGCTCGCCATCGGCATCCGGGCCGGCGCCCAACCGCTCGGCACCATCTGGGTGCAGGAGGGCTCCCAGCCGCTCGCCCCGCAGGCCGAGCAGGCGCTGGTCGGCGCGGCCCGGGTGGCCGCGGCCCAACTCGTGCGCCGGCGCCGCGAGGTGTCCGCCGACGTGCGGCTCACCCAGACCCTGCTGACCGGCCTGCTCGAAGGCTCCACCGGGCCGCAGTCGCTCGCCACCCACCTCGGCCTGAACCCGCACCGCCCGGCCACCGTGCTCGGCTACGCGACGGCCGGCGGACAGGCCGTGCGGGCCGAGGTGACCGGGCTGATCTCGGTGCACGCCGCCGCCCGGCACCGCGGCGCGCTGCTCGCCCCGATCGACTCCCGGATCTACGTGCTGCTGCCCGACCTGCCGCCCGCACTGCCGCTGAGCACGGTGCGGGACTGGGCGCTCGAAGTGGTCGCCGCCGCCCGCACCCACCTCGGCGTCGAACTGCGGGCAGCGATCGGCTCCACCGTGCCGGGGCTGGCCCAGGTGCCGGACTCCCGGGCCCAGGCCGACCGGATCCTGGACGCGATGGGCCGCGGCGGGGTGGTGCCCGAGGTCGCCGCACTGCTCGACGTGCAGGCCGAGGTGCTGGTCAGCGAGGTGCTCGCGCTGCTCCAGGAACGCCCCGGCCTGCGCGACCCGCGGCTCGCCGCGCTCACCGACTACGACGCGCGGCACGGCACCCGGCTCGCCGAATCGGTGCTGGCCTGGCTGGACGCGCTCGGCGAGGTGCGGGTGGCCGCGCAGTCGCTGCACATCCACCCCAACACCCTGCGCTACCGGGTGCGGCGGGCCGAGCAGCTCACCGGGATCGACCTGGCGCAGCCGCAGCAGCGCCTGCTCGCGATGCTCCAACTGCGGCTTCCGAGCGCCGACCAAGACAACTGA
- a CDS encoding SPFH domain-containing protein: protein MTAQEPHVQNVEMPAPKVTEKVIRGRAGLPMLALTLLGLLGGAALTVAGAAALGAHQNGPAGGVMIAAGPVMAVGGLLLWAGLTVVSPGQARVVQLFGRYRGTIRADGMTWVNPFTSRRRISTRIRNHETETAKVNDADGNPIQMAAVVVWQVEDTAKAVFEVDDFVEFVAIQTETAVRHIANSYPYDAHQPGQLSLRDSADEITGRLSEEIATRVAAAGVKVVESRITQLAYAPEVAQVMLQRQQAGAVVAARRLIVEGAVGMVEEALDRLAERDVVELDEERKAAMVSNLLVVLCGDRGTQPVVNTGSLYQ from the coding sequence ATGACCGCTCAGGAACCGCACGTCCAGAACGTCGAAATGCCCGCCCCCAAGGTCACCGAGAAGGTGATCCGCGGTCGCGCGGGCCTGCCCATGCTCGCCCTCACCCTGCTCGGCCTGCTGGGCGGCGCCGCGCTGACGGTGGCCGGCGCCGCCGCGCTGGGCGCGCACCAGAACGGCCCGGCCGGCGGCGTGATGATCGCCGCCGGCCCGGTGATGGCCGTGGGCGGCCTGCTGCTCTGGGCCGGGCTGACCGTCGTCTCCCCCGGGCAGGCCCGGGTGGTCCAGCTGTTCGGCCGCTACCGGGGCACCATCCGGGCCGACGGCATGACCTGGGTCAACCCGTTCACCTCGCGCCGCCGGATCTCCACCCGGATCCGCAACCACGAGACCGAGACCGCCAAGGTGAACGACGCCGACGGCAACCCGATCCAGATGGCCGCCGTGGTGGTCTGGCAGGTCGAGGACACCGCCAAGGCCGTCTTCGAGGTCGACGACTTCGTGGAGTTCGTCGCCATCCAGACCGAGACGGCGGTCCGGCACATCGCCAACAGCTACCCCTACGACGCCCACCAGCCCGGCCAGCTCTCGCTGCGCGACAGCGCCGACGAGATCACCGGCCGGCTCTCCGAGGAGATCGCCACCCGGGTCGCCGCGGCCGGCGTCAAGGTCGTCGAGTCCCGGATCACCCAGCTCGCCTACGCCCCCGAGGTGGCCCAGGTGATGCTCCAGCGCCAGCAGGCCGGCGCCGTGGTGGCGGCCCGCCGCTTGATCGTCGAGGGCGCGGTGGGCATGGTGGAGGAAGCCCTGGACCGGCTCGCCGAGCGCGACGTGGTCGAGCTCGACGAGGAGCGCAAGGCCGCCATGGTGAGCAACCTGCTCGTGGTGCTCTGCGGCGACCGGGGCACCCAGCCGGTGGTCAACACCGGCTCCCTGTACCAGTAG
- a CDS encoding GbsR/MarR family transcriptional regulator, with translation MPGARLSQQDRRTIATGLAEGLDYAAIARRIARPTSTVTREIGRNGGPAHYRAEAAQRATSRRARRRPGAARTAGGAAMADGRDPAAIAEFAGRFADLLVHLGLPRMVARVLSCLYVTDSGSLTAADLVQRLGVSPASVSKAVGYLEAQELIRRDRDEHSRRESYLIDSDVWYRSMLASAQRNALLAEFARDGANLLGPATPAGERLDTAAGFLQDIGTDLVRAVEQRRRASGPG, from the coding sequence GTGCCAGGAGCCAGGCTGAGCCAGCAGGACCGCCGCACCATCGCCACCGGTCTCGCCGAGGGGCTCGACTACGCGGCGATCGCCCGCCGGATCGCCCGGCCGACCTCCACGGTCACCCGGGAGATCGGCCGCAACGGCGGCCCCGCCCACTACCGCGCGGAGGCCGCCCAGCGCGCCACCTCCCGGCGCGCCCGCCGCCGACCGGGCGCGGCACGCACCGCCGGCGGAGCCGCCATGGCGGACGGCCGCGATCCGGCCGCGATCGCCGAGTTCGCCGGCCGGTTCGCCGACCTGCTGGTGCACCTCGGCCTGCCCCGCATGGTGGCCCGGGTGCTCAGCTGCCTCTACGTGACCGACAGCGGCAGCCTGACCGCCGCCGACCTCGTGCAACGGCTCGGGGTGAGCCCGGCCTCGGTCTCCAAGGCGGTCGGCTACCTGGAGGCCCAGGAGCTGATCCGCCGCGACCGGGACGAGCACAGCCGCCGCGAGAGCTACCTGATCGACTCCGACGTCTGGTACCGCTCAATGCTGGCCAGCGCCCAACGCAACGCCCTGCTGGCCGAGTTCGCCCGCGACGGCGCCAACCTCCTGGGCCCGGCCACCCCGGCCGGCGAGCGTCTCGACACGGCGGCCGGGTTCCTCCAGGACATCGGCACCGACCTGGTCCGCGCCGTCGAGCAGCGCCGCCGCGCGAGCGGCCCGGGCTGA
- a CDS encoding damage-control phosphatase ARMT1 family protein produces the protein MSTAPVIRCDLPGSFARSVFHERHPELVRRVLAALPYGPGERAAVERLLAESTGGLLEPLPAHAHDAARWLEWGEGRWGRPWGELPFLWAESYFYRRLLEATGYFGAGAWQGVDPFGPFKAAELAGAAVDEELAALDDPDGSAPQALLGSALWGNRADLSFGMTAAPGAGSGAGGLLVDQSALFWGELARADGGRVCVVADNAGRELLPDLVLIDHLLGTGGAARVLLYVKPQPYFVSDATMADVLASVERLRAAHPVGERLWRAMGDGTLVVRTHPFFCAPLPFHELPADLRAEFAGAAMTIVKGDLNYRRLVGDRYWPPSTPFAEAAGHFPSAVTALRTLKSEVVVGVDDATVGRLDSSDPAWRTSGRHAVVQVSVSGRGRPRSAG, from the coding sequence GTGTCGACCGCACCCGTGATCCGCTGCGACCTGCCCGGGTCCTTCGCCCGGAGCGTCTTCCACGAGCGGCACCCGGAGTTGGTGCGCCGGGTGCTCGCCGCGCTGCCCTACGGGCCCGGCGAGCGGGCGGCGGTGGAGCGGCTGCTCGCGGAGAGCACCGGCGGCCTGCTCGAACCGCTGCCGGCGCACGCCCATGACGCCGCGCGCTGGCTGGAGTGGGGGGAGGGCCGGTGGGGGCGGCCCTGGGGTGAACTGCCGTTCCTGTGGGCGGAGAGCTACTTCTACCGTCGGCTGCTGGAGGCCACCGGGTACTTCGGGGCGGGGGCCTGGCAGGGCGTCGACCCGTTCGGGCCGTTCAAGGCCGCCGAGTTGGCGGGTGCGGCGGTGGACGAGGAACTGGCGGCGCTGGACGACCCCGACGGCTCGGCGCCGCAGGCGCTGCTCGGCTCGGCGCTCTGGGGCAACCGGGCGGACCTCAGCTTCGGGATGACCGCGGCGCCCGGCGCGGGCTCTGGCGCCGGCGGCCTGCTGGTCGATCAGAGTGCGCTGTTCTGGGGCGAGTTGGCGCGGGCCGACGGTGGCCGGGTCTGCGTGGTGGCGGACAACGCCGGCCGGGAGCTGCTGCCCGACCTGGTGCTGATCGACCACCTGCTGGGCACGGGCGGCGCGGCGCGGGTGCTGCTGTACGTGAAGCCGCAGCCGTACTTCGTCTCCGACGCGACGATGGCCGACGTGCTCGCCTCGGTCGAACGGCTGCGGGCCGCGCACCCGGTGGGGGAGCGCCTGTGGCGGGCGATGGGCGACGGCACGCTGGTGGTCCGCACGCACCCGTTCTTCTGCGCCCCGCTCCCCTTCCACGAGCTGCCCGCCGACCTGCGGGCCGAGTTCGCGGGCGCGGCGATGACGATCGTGAAGGGCGACCTCAACTACCGCCGCCTGGTGGGCGACCGCTACTGGCCGCCGAGCACGCCGTTCGCCGAGGCGGCCGGCCACTTCCCGTCCGCCGTCACGGCGCTGCGGACGCTGAAGTCGGAGGTGGTCGTCGGGGTCGATGACGCCACGGTCGGCCGGCTCGACTCCTCGGACCCGGCGTGGCGGACCAGCGGCCGCCACGCCGTGGTGCAGGTGAGCGTCAGTGGGCGAGGGCGCCCGCGAAGCGCGGGTTGA
- a CDS encoding scabin-related ADP-ribosyltransferase encodes MLKSALRIAAATALATASLALAAPADASSPHTVATAAVRAGGPDTGPCGPVESYDPVDWWRTTTTPSIAPTVWQAARSEKWQWRHDTNTLWRGDTRENVEQLFDQGFTPRGTDLTPLADYIVKGGGQNTAHLSTSCEQWVAQKFATYGAAKTGWVYEIDAPGGIDVNATAAVDNYQSPYLWNKEIDFPGGIRGEYIKDACKYQLVSTDPVTKVNTYDNLGCKVNPRFAGALAH; translated from the coding sequence ATGTTGAAATCAGCTCTTCGGATCGCCGCCGCCACCGCGCTCGCCACCGCCTCCCTGGCCCTCGCCGCACCCGCCGACGCGAGCAGCCCGCACACCGTCGCCACCGCCGCCGTGCGGGCCGGCGGTCCCGACACCGGGCCCTGCGGGCCGGTCGAGTCCTACGACCCGGTCGACTGGTGGCGCACCACCACCACGCCGAGCATCGCCCCGACCGTCTGGCAGGCCGCGCGCAGCGAGAAATGGCAGTGGCGCCACGACACCAACACCCTCTGGCGCGGCGACACCCGGGAGAACGTGGAGCAGCTCTTCGACCAGGGCTTCACTCCGCGCGGCACCGACCTCACCCCGCTCGCCGACTACATCGTCAAGGGCGGCGGGCAGAACACCGCCCACCTGAGCACCAGTTGCGAGCAGTGGGTGGCGCAGAAGTTCGCCACCTACGGTGCTGCGAAGACGGGGTGGGTCTACGAGATCGACGCGCCCGGCGGCATCGACGTCAACGCCACTGCCGCGGTGGACAATTACCAGTCCCCCTACCTGTGGAACAAGGAGATCGACTTCCCCGGCGGGATCAGGGGCGAGTACATCAAGGACGCCTGCAAGTACCAGCTGGTGAGCACCGATCCGGTCACCAAGGTGAACACCTACGACAACCTCGGCTGCAAGGTCAACCCGCGCTTCGCGGGCGCCCTCGCCCACTGA
- a CDS encoding proline dehydrogenase family protein — protein sequence MLRSALLAASRSPQVRTLVEKFPPTHAIVERFVAGELLDQGITATDELVATGRKVTLDHLGEDTKDAGQAADTAEAYEHLLAALKETGLAAGAEVSVKLSAVGQFLPVDGEKIALENARRICAAAKDAGTTVTLDMEDHTTTDSTLSIARELRADFPWLGVVLQAYLRRTEADCKDFSGPGSRVRICKGAYKEPESVAFQGKHEVDLAYVRALKVLMAGEGYPMVASHDPNMIKIAGQLAEWNGRTRDSFEYQMLFGIRPEEQLRLAQAGNTMRVYLPYGQEWYGYFMRRLAERPANLTFFLRAMATKG from the coding sequence ATGCTCCGTTCCGCCCTCCTCGCCGCCTCGCGCTCCCCGCAGGTGCGCACCCTGGTCGAGAAGTTCCCGCCCACCCACGCGATAGTCGAGCGGTTCGTCGCCGGCGAGCTGCTCGACCAGGGCATCACCGCCACCGACGAACTGGTCGCCACCGGTCGCAAGGTGACCCTCGACCACCTGGGCGAGGACACCAAGGACGCCGGCCAGGCCGCCGACACCGCCGAGGCCTACGAGCACCTGCTGGCCGCCCTCAAGGAGACCGGCCTGGCCGCCGGCGCCGAGGTCTCGGTCAAGCTCTCCGCGGTGGGCCAGTTCCTGCCGGTGGACGGCGAGAAGATCGCGCTGGAGAACGCCCGGCGGATCTGCGCGGCGGCCAAGGATGCGGGCACCACGGTCACCCTGGACATGGAGGACCACACCACCACCGACTCCACCCTGTCGATCGCCCGCGAGCTGCGCGCCGACTTCCCGTGGCTGGGTGTCGTGCTGCAGGCCTACCTGCGCCGCACCGAGGCGGACTGCAAGGACTTCTCCGGCCCCGGCTCCCGGGTGCGGATCTGCAAGGGCGCCTACAAGGAGCCCGAGTCGGTCGCCTTCCAGGGCAAGCACGAGGTCGACCTGGCCTACGTCCGCGCGCTCAAGGTGCTGATGGCGGGCGAGGGTTACCCGATGGTGGCCTCGCACGACCCCAACATGATCAAGATCGCCGGCCAGCTGGCCGAATGGAACGGCCGCACCCGGGACAGCTTCGAGTACCAGATGCTCTTCGGCATCCGCCCGGAGGAGCAGCTGCGACTCGCCCAGGCGGGCAACACCATGCGCGTCTACCTGCCGTACGGTCAGGAGTGGTACGGGTACTTCATGCGCCGCCTCGCGGAGCGCCCGGCCAACCTGACCTTCTTCCTGCGGGCGATGGCCACCAAGGGCTGA
- a CDS encoding putative protein N(5)-glutamine methyltransferase: MNAPHHSLITASLITASLRAAGCVFAEDEADLILATADSPEAAARMVERRAAGLPLEHVLGWAEFCGLRIEVDPGVFVPRRRTEFLAARAVALARADDVVVDLCCGSGALGAVLAEAVAVELHAADIDPAAAACAVRNLAGRGTAHRGDLFEALPPRLRGTVRVLVANVPYVPTGEIALLPAEAREHEARVALDGGPDGLAVLRRVAAGAPQWLAPGGALLFETSVRQVPAALAAVRAVGLRPEVAEDEELDATVVVATKP; this comes from the coding sequence ATGAACGCTCCGCACCATTCGCTCATCACCGCCTCGCTCATCACCGCCTCGCTGCGCGCCGCCGGCTGCGTCTTCGCCGAGGACGAGGCCGACCTGATCCTGGCCACCGCCGACTCGCCCGAGGCCGCCGCCCGGATGGTCGAGCGGCGCGCGGCCGGCCTGCCGCTCGAACACGTGCTCGGCTGGGCCGAGTTCTGCGGGTTGCGGATCGAGGTGGACCCCGGGGTGTTCGTGCCCCGGCGCCGCACCGAGTTCCTGGCGGCCCGGGCGGTCGCACTGGCCCGGGCCGACGACGTGGTGGTGGACCTGTGCTGCGGGTCCGGGGCGCTGGGTGCCGTGCTGGCCGAGGCCGTCGCGGTGGAGCTGCACGCCGCCGACATCGACCCGGCCGCGGCGGCCTGCGCGGTCCGCAACCTGGCCGGGCGCGGCACCGCGCACCGCGGGGACCTGTTCGAGGCGCTGCCGCCTCGGCTGCGCGGCACGGTCCGGGTGCTGGTGGCCAACGTGCCGTACGTGCCGACCGGCGAGATCGCCCTGCTGCCGGCCGAGGCCCGCGAGCACGAGGCCCGGGTGGCGCTGGACGGCGGGCCGGACGGGCTGGCGGTGCTGCGCCGGGTGGCCGCCGGGGCTCCGCAGTGGCTGGCCCCGGGCGGCGCGCTGCTCTTCGAGACCAGCGTGCGCCAGGTGCCGGCGGCGCTGGCCGCGGTGCGGGCGGTCGGGCTGCGCCCCGAGGTGGCCGAGGACGAGGAGCTCGACGCCACCGTAGTGGTCGCCACCAAGCCCTGA
- a CDS encoding GOLPH3/VPS74 family protein, whose amino-acid sequence MTDLPDTLHARLFLLAHDPERGRLTGRSNLPLLLRAAQLADLLRLGLLRDERGRPVAAGPAPAGLDPLLAEQLRQIAEGRPRSWHRWIQPRRPTVRLVRESLAGQGVLRLEERRLLGLFPVVRSEPRDPRVRKALTAALASALRDPLTRVGAADAALVALADAARLSAALNHRQRREHKERIADLAALCGPVPAALRRAIRAKDAAAASG is encoded by the coding sequence GTGACCGACCTTCCCGACACCCTGCACGCCAGACTGTTCCTACTGGCCCACGACCCGGAGCGCGGTCGGCTGACCGGCCGCTCCAACCTGCCGCTGCTGCTGCGCGCGGCCCAGCTGGCCGACCTGCTGCGGCTCGGCCTGCTGCGCGACGAGCGCGGCCGCCCGGTGGCCGCCGGCCCGGCCCCGGCCGGCCTGGACCCGCTGCTGGCCGAGCAGTTGCGGCAGATCGCCGAGGGCCGTCCGCGGTCCTGGCACCGCTGGATCCAGCCGCGCCGCCCGACCGTCCGGCTGGTCCGGGAGAGCCTGGCCGGGCAGGGCGTGCTTCGGCTGGAGGAGCGCCGGCTGCTGGGCCTGTTCCCGGTGGTGCGGAGCGAGCCGCGCGACCCGCGGGTCCGCAAGGCGCTGACCGCCGCGCTGGCCTCGGCCCTGCGAGACCCGCTGACCCGGGTGGGCGCGGCCGACGCCGCGCTGGTGGCGCTGGCCGACGCGGCCCGGCTCTCGGCGGCGCTGAACCACCGTCAGCGGCGCGAGCACAAGGAGCGGATCGCCGACCTGGCCGCGCTCTGCGGCCCGGTGCCGGCCGCGCTGCGGCGCGCGATCCGCGCCAAGGACGCCGCTGCCGCGTCGGGTTGA
- the pruA gene encoding L-glutamate gamma-semialdehyde dehydrogenase — protein sequence MDAVTQVPAPVNEPVHSYAPGSPERARLEAKLKELGGQEPVQLTMTINGEHRMGAGAEIHVVQPHNHAARLGTLRNATQADAQEAIDTALAAAPAWQALSFDSRAAIFLKAADLLAGPWRETLAAATMLGQSKTAQQAEIDTPCELVDFLRFNVHFARQILAEQPISSDGVWNRSDHRPLEGFVYAITPFNFTAIAGNLPTAPALMGNVVIWKPSPTQQFAAHYLMQLLEAAGLPKGVINMVTGDGLAVSEVALKHPALAGIHFTGSTATFQHLWREVGTNISGYRTYPRIVGETGGKDFLVAHPSADLAVLKTAMVRGAFEFQGQKCSALSRAYVPASLWAALKDELRDEVEGLTMGDVSDLANFMSAVIDERAFAKNKAAIDRAQADPQVEVLAGGTYDDSVGYFVRPTVLVCQDPASEYFRDEYFGPVLAVHVYQDEDYEAMLAQMESVSPYGLTGSIISQDRAAAQDAAEKLRFAAGNFYINDKPTGAVVGQQPFGGGRASGTNDKAGAKQNLARWTSTRSIKETFVPPTDYRYPHMG from the coding sequence ATGGACGCTGTGACCCAGGTCCCCGCGCCGGTGAACGAGCCGGTCCACAGCTACGCCCCCGGCAGCCCCGAACGGGCCCGGCTTGAGGCGAAGCTGAAGGAGCTGGGGGGCCAGGAGCCCGTCCAGCTGACCATGACGATCAACGGCGAGCACCGCATGGGTGCCGGCGCCGAGATCCACGTCGTCCAGCCGCACAACCACGCGGCTCGGCTCGGCACCCTGCGCAACGCCACCCAGGCGGACGCGCAGGAGGCCATCGACACTGCCCTGGCGGCTGCTCCCGCCTGGCAGGCGCTCTCCTTCGACTCCCGGGCCGCGATCTTCCTGAAGGCCGCCGACCTGCTGGCCGGCCCGTGGCGCGAGACGCTGGCCGCCGCGACCATGCTGGGCCAGTCGAAGACCGCCCAGCAGGCGGAGATCGACACCCCCTGCGAGCTGGTCGACTTCCTGCGCTTCAACGTGCACTTCGCCCGGCAGATCCTCGCCGAGCAGCCGATCTCCTCCGACGGCGTGTGGAACCGCAGCGACCACCGCCCGCTGGAGGGCTTCGTCTACGCGATCACCCCGTTCAACTTCACGGCGATCGCCGGCAACCTGCCCACCGCCCCGGCCCTGATGGGCAACGTGGTGATCTGGAAGCCGTCCCCCACCCAGCAGTTCGCCGCGCACTACCTGATGCAGCTGCTGGAGGCCGCGGGCCTGCCCAAGGGCGTCATCAACATGGTGACCGGCGACGGCCTGGCCGTCTCCGAGGTGGCGCTGAAGCACCCGGCGCTGGCCGGCATCCACTTCACCGGCTCCACCGCCACCTTCCAGCACCTGTGGCGCGAGGTCGGCACCAACATCTCCGGCTACCGCACCTACCCGCGGATCGTCGGCGAGACCGGCGGCAAGGACTTCCTGGTCGCCCACCCGTCGGCCGACCTCGCGGTGCTGAAGACCGCGATGGTCCGCGGCGCCTTCGAGTTCCAGGGCCAGAAGTGCTCGGCGCTCTCCCGCGCCTACGTGCCCGCCTCGCTCTGGGCCGCGCTCAAGGACGAGCTGCGCGACGAGGTCGAGGGCCTGACCATGGGCGACGTCTCGGACCTGGCGAACTTCATGAGCGCCGTGATCGACGAGCGCGCCTTCGCCAAGAACAAGGCCGCGATCGACCGCGCCCAGGCCGACCCGCAGGTCGAGGTGCTGGCCGGCGGCACGTACGACGACTCGGTGGGCTACTTCGTCCGCCCGACCGTGCTGGTCTGCCAGGACCCGGCGAGCGAGTACTTCCGGGACGAGTACTTCGGTCCGGTCCTGGCCGTCCACGTCTACCAGGACGAGGACTACGAGGCGATGCTGGCCCAGATGGAGTCGGTCTCGCCCTACGGCCTGACCGGTTCGATCATCTCCCAGGACCGCGCGGCGGCCCAGGACGCGGCCGAGAAGCTGCGGTTCGCGGCCGGCAACTTCTACATCAACGACAAGCCGACCGGCGCGGTCGTCGGCCAGCAGCCGTTCGGTGGCGGCCGGGCCTCGGGCACCAACGACAAGGCCGGCGCCAAGCAGAACCTGGCCCGCTGGACCTCGACCCGGTCGATCAAGGAGACGTTCGTCCCGCCGACCGACTACCGCTACCCGCACATGGGCTGA